In the genome of Crassostrea angulata isolate pt1a10 chromosome 6, ASM2561291v2, whole genome shotgun sequence, the window cgttcagttgggcgatttcattaatcttgaaaagggatCATAACTCGCATGTCTTACTAAACGTACATTaccattggcggatccagaggggggggggggggggttccggggggtcggaaccccccccccccctttctctgggacatatgaattttttttgaaaacgtttaGTGCCTATTCAAAGACAATTTTCCCATTTGtaatagaaatactgtaattatctcaaataaacgtttttaaaattgcttatttaaagaatttcgtactgcgtcccataattttgttcttatgTGAAAAAACCCTAtcgattttttattgaaataaagtacattgtactccCCTTCAGCAGCCGGTGTTTACTAcactgagtaaacatgtgggaaattaaagaaaaaattacataatattaaGCAGTATCGctaaaaacacagatttataataacatatacactgtattttCTACcctatttcttaaaataaaaaattattatagttcatacagttttgaactgacAAGCTATCGAGTAAAACGACGTTCAGGTATGAGTACACGCattcgttttactttaaaaagccACCTTCAAAgaaagtgggcgcttaagatgtagattcggcaggaatctgggcgcacaagaagagtgaaaatttcattgattaattttgcacatttttcgaattataaccgttatttggtttctgttggacgTAGAATGGgtagaaaaatgtttgaaatacaaaaggttTTGTCATAATATGGgcctaaatatagcaacacggcGGAATTGATGCAAAATCGTACTTATTTACAGCTGTTTTTGAATGATTCTgatgtctctgggtcttctctccacaaattcgAAACTTGTAAAGatgacatatttcaacattaaaaacgtcgctttttaaaaaaagatggagagatgacccagagatgaataattatatactttttcaaaatatttttggaggataataaaacaaagtccaGAGATATGACAATATTGTCTCCAACACTACTTTATACCCCAATTTCAAAGTCTCACATGGCTCACTGGTTTCGTTCTGGATTTTGAAGACATTCACGCactgttttgggttcaaatcctgCTCGAGactcaaattaaatttttttcctttcctttttaaatgtatattggtATATCATTATGTTGAATTATACtagaataccggtatattttaattagtcGTTATTGATTTCTGCCGTATGAACACTATTTTCTGttcttattactagtttattatgatatacagtataattcaattaaaatatatatgcatgtgtattaaaATTTCCAATATAAAGTTATATCGGTTTACCCCTCATTTCCCTTTTCAGAAAGCTTGTGAGTTTTATTCAATAGCCAGAATAGACTTGTACTTaaactctcaacataatatagtttgagtaattaatttttgttcaaactTGTACATAGCATTTCGAGGATATAGACATTTAAACCCCAATTGGTTCGTGTCGATGGTTCCTGCAAAATCACTatcttgtgcgcccagattcttTATTGTTTAGTTAATTAACTGAAGTATTTATAATAGATGAGTTTTACTTCGtttcaaaggaaaaatacaaagaaaattacatgaccCGCTTACgcgggttatgctatttttctggaatgctagctaccttcatacccacatgaaacacaaaagaaagccttttttgtttgtttccaAAAGTCGGAAATTCTGTTACAAAATTACTGTATAAagggtttatatgtaaaccattacgaaaaccattatgaaaatgccCAATTTTTCAGaacttttctaaatatgatcgcatctgtactagtGCCGAATGATGTAGTGCACCCGGccattacagaggtcacatcaatTGCTTGTAGCATTGTATTACACACGTACCACCTATTCAGCACATAAATTATCCCcattttttgtcatatcctatcatttagacctttatttaagaaggcaatcgatagaactcaaaatcgataaatagttcagaatttaaaaacatcaaagacataaaaaaaattaccaaaatatccatttttataatagtttgtcgtaattagtctgagttattttttgcttcttagtgtttcttttcaGTCAAGCATAGACGCACTTTCTCATTGCTGCATAGAGACTTGTGTGTCTTGTGGCTAGATAgtatgcaaatcttccttacctaaaccaaaacggcaaaatgctcaataatgcagtgcactctgctgttgaaatagatgtgaaatagatagtgatgagataaatgtttataaaatacagttgtatacgcacggaaaacgttaaaaaagtccttgtttattgacaaatgatgaattttgcaaatttttggttttcatcaaatggaacccccccttttccaaattgctggatccgcctccgattactacatttaacaataaCTAATCAAATGTGTTTCTTAATTCGAcagatttcttccaaaacatccgaACCAAagtataacatacatgtatatagctgttacaaaacaaatgtcaaaaattcaTCTATATCATGGAtccccccctccacttttgtaggagcatgcaataaatgagactgcaaataaggaattctaattcaattgaagttacagttaggggtttttttttataatttaagaattcacccttttttaattgcttgtcaagatgattttgattaagctgcccacacacattcaaaatcaaaacgtgtttgtataccatttcatatttcatatggttgaaaatttttaaaaatgcctttcagttgatttcgcatcttaattaatataacaaatacatgtacaattaaaaaaaaacgactatttactctccagctttcaagcttacataaacttatatgatatgtgtacattcctaaaaaaatgaattaacaaaataaatgaatttcaattgatatatataatttacatgttcTAGATCGAGGAAAAGACTGACATTTCGTCCTTAACTTGAACGttccgtttataaatttatgatcagcagcgaaaattaaaattcatttctgataagatagcctaattgatacatgtatgcttctattgaataattttgtttagtcaggcaagatttttggaaagttaTTACTTGTATTACCGAAGAGTGTGTATCCAGAGACAATACATTAACCGGAGCGCCTTTGCGAAACCCCTtattatataatgatataatgtcATTCTGTCACCGTGAGGTATACGAGAGATAAAGAAGAAATACGATTACCGCAGAATAAAACATCGTTATGCGCTTTCCGTTATTAATGTTATATGACCAGATGGCGTCGCGCTTTTACATGTACACGCGTTGTTGACTGCGATTAAATACCGCTCATTCTAAGCTCCCATTGGCTGACATTGACTAACGTGTGTATTGCAAAAGTACAAACATAAAGAATGTTTTGTCACAACGTCGAAATAAATATTAACTGATGACCAGTGCTCGGTCTCACTCCAGTCTTAGCCAAGCAAGCGAGAGGAGCAAAAGACTGAGGACTTAACGCTGTGCCATGAGTAAGATGTGCTTCGTCggattgtttattttgtttcttgTCAAATCTACAGAGGGGTATCCTGATGGGGCCCCAGAGCGCGCCTGTTTTTTCATGATACCCAGACACACGCATCCTCAATCAGGCAGACCGATTTTCAAGCAGGCTGGAGGAACTCCATACAACATCACCCTCAGCTCGCTGACCTACACACCAAACCGTCCACTCAGAGGTGAGGCGTCTGTCAAATCTtgatttttatagatataatttaaaaaaaaaacatgcaatgATGAACAAAGATATTCTTGTATGGCAAAGAAGTTCTATTTTAAAtactaaattaaaaattatgcattatttttataaatgatatctgCAAAATTCTTTCTCCTTTACATGCATTGCAAGATTTAAAGCAACGTATAGTTGTTACttttaacaaacatgaaaaaCAAGATGTGATTTCTACAAGTTATGGCAGTTTCCTTTTACTTTTGTATCCCAATGCATTTCCTGTTTCTAGCGCAAGGTGCTTGAAAAATGACCGAAAAGCTTCGAGGGGTCATGCAAGGCGATCCGATTTGACGTTCATTGTTTTGGCCATTTGCTTTAACATGAAGTTAATGCTTTGTGAGCCTACGCACGTCATGTTTCATTCCCCTGTTTATGACCAGCTTATTGTTTATGATCAAGGAAAGCGTAAAACATTAGGACTGCGGGACGCGCTCTCTCTTATTATGGATACGCAGTCACAATATCTATTTTGATTAAATGTCATATAATTCGTCCGAACTGGGATGCAAATTGCTTCATATATGTGAAATTGATGCATAAAAcgtgtttgatatttttaagatCATCTAAAATATTGATGCATATCAAAATCAGTAAACGACAAAACAATCGCGCATTTTTTTTGTACTGACAACTACAAGAAGATGTATTGGTTGTATACTTTGAAATAAGGATAAAATGATACAGAGAGTATTCCAAAGACCCGATCACTAAATGAAATGTTATGTAAGcttcttaaaaatttattttaattatacagTGACTATTAGCGGCGCACCCTTCAAGGGGTTTTTGATAGTGGCGGGAGAAGAGGGGTCCAAGGATTGGCCCACAGGGCAATGGTACACGGAGAATGATGCTGCCCGGCCCATGTTCTGCTCGGGTAAAAACGATGCCATCACCCACACTAATTCCAGGTGGAAGGACTCCATCACACTTCTGTGGTACGGTCCTACCCACAGCACGGCAGACATGATACAGTTTATGTAAGTCCAACACTCACattttgaagagaaaaaaaaatatagtaaagAATATAATCGCGAATAACTTATATGTGGTATGCTTATCGTCTAGAAAATCATATTATCAAGAACtatttttgcttaatttgcatCCGATATAAACACGACGTCATCGTGACGTACCAAATTTACATATTATGTGTCATGAAAAATCATAACAAAATACACAGGTATTGATGATTGTTGATTTTCAAGAGCTACtgtaatacagtaaaactaataacatatatttttcgaTTTGCTGTTTGATTGATGAATGCATTACACAAACTAGAAATATGAACATTGCAATTTGCTTTTCGTTAATAAATTTTTCCAAGTTTTCAAGTTTCATTTAGACGTTTTTGTTTTCCTCAGAGCCACGGTGGTGACAAACAGAACCACGTATTGGACAGAGATTAGGTCCCCCAGAATCACCATGGACAACGCCGCACAGGGTAAGCAGacgtgacgtcatcaatgagagagagatgagagagcatttttttcttttaattctagTAAAAATAACGAACTGTAATCAAAGATGATTAAATcccaaagaaatcaagaaagtGACTACCAGTTTAAGTATGGGCCAACTTAAATGTGACAAACTGTCGACACTCTTGGTTAGACTGATGTATATTTTATACAGATGCAATTGAATTAAACACGACAATCTCTATAAGGTCCTCAgttgaaacggaagaccttaatcgGTCAGAAAACCAGCAGGCAATTATGCAGATCTAGCATACGATTTATCGGTCATTATTATGACATATGTTTGATCTCTATGTTATCGGCACGAGTCTTCTATTTATATGGTACCCAAAAAATGAATTCCATCATACCATCATATAGCGAGACCATAGATTGACATGATGTCAGGGGATGACGAGCAAATGCAGTAACTCTGTCAATGTAGTCCTCTGTCGTTTATTTCCGCGTACAAACCATTTATATAGTCTACAGAGAAACCAATATATAGAGAAACCAATATATTGAAAAACCAATTGTCACAACACGAACTGGTCTTCATTAAATACTTATCGTTTTCTTATTTTATGAGATTTTATGTGTGTGTTTCCAGTTGGATTTTAATCACTATTCTTTTCTTTAACAGAGGCACAAGCTGAATTTAACCCTCTAACAGCTGCCATGTCTAGCTTCGGATCCTCGGGACTTGATCCATGGGGTTACCCTACCACTGACGCCTGGGGGTGGGGAGGCGGACTTGGGGGAAAGGGTAGCAGCAGAATGTCTATGAACTCACGATCAGGGGGCTCAGGAGGCGAGGGGGCGGGGGCAGGAGAGGCCGCACCGGCGGGGGAGGGGGTAACGCCCTCCTCACGAAACCCGTGGGGAAACGCTAGAATGAACATGTTTAGATCAAACTTTTTTAATCCCTTTTCATTATTCTGGAGGAGGCGGAAATGATCCTGATCATCAGAGTTTTAGAAGTTTGCTTCGTGGGTGTGTAAGGACCAGTGAGGGCGTGTGTCGGGTCTAGCGAGAGGGGCACTACCGCACAGGATCTCCAATACTATTCTCAACTTTCTTCtttcgttttttattttaaagtattagaacaaaaaatcaatttgaatatttaatgcTACATTAGAACATCGGTACCTAGTGTGTTATTAAACCATATTTTTGGTTGGAATGTAAAATTGATGACAATGATGTATAAGTAATTATATTGTACAAGTTTCACACTTCACACTGTGTGTGAGATACAGTATTTCAGACAAAAGATGGAGAGACCTGTGTCAATATATTATTTGGTCTGATGACCtgtatgtaattaattacactccgTGTAAAGATGTGTTTATgcttatgtttatttattaccTGTCATGTTGCATGTAAGATATTATGAATGTCACTGATTTTCTGCAGTACATAAATTGCATGGGCTGTACATTGTACAAggaaaattaattaaacatcAAGATAAAAAAGAAGTATACGTGTTCGACAGTCATTGCAGAGCGTCCGAGCGAAATGAGAAAATCACTgcacattatacaatttacCACAGGACATAAACCTTGTATTGAGACATGACTAGAACTAGTACTGCATCGTCATAAACGGTTCTAACTCATTCAGCTCGATCCGTGTAACCAAACGAATGATAAAGTTAGCATTGCTGTCCATAAAAAGACAATAAAACCCCCGAGACGGTCACTCACTCGGGAGAGGAGACCTGTTGCCCCTCTACTGCAGGGATCATTCATCATGTTGGGCCACGCTTTCTGTGTCGTGACAATGTAAACTGATAAATATACACCAACTACAATGTACTTAGTTCACATCCTTACATAAGTTGTATGCTTGTAATGCGGTTAAAGAATCGCCAGGGGTTttatagaccccccccccctctctctctttcactGCCACGTTAGCTGCAAGAGAAAAACAAGCAAGATTTGAATACATAGCACGACAAGTGAAGAAATCCGCGTGGTATTACACAATTCTTCTTGAACATTTTCATGTAAACCATAATTTGAAGGCAAACAAGATGCTGACTGTGTTGCAAATGAATAGATATTTACCTTGGGCGcaacaccaccccccccccccccatcccctcCATCCACATACACACTTCCCTAACAATGATAAACGGCacgcagattaaaaaaaatccgcaCTTTGTGGATAAAAGAACCTGGTCTCAACTTGTATTCTTATTCCATTATTTCCATCGTGTGCAAATTTGCAATACCTAGCATTGTTAAATGCATGGATActatcaataaatttattttattcatttcctttaaaaatcggaaggaaaaataactttattatgaaaaaaaaacaacgttgCATCTGAGGGTCAGAGAACCCTAAATTTTGAACTTAATCAAaacactgaatttttttttcaaatatgttttatgtgAATATCAACAATTTCTATAATGAGGACACTTACGTATCAGGTTCTCTGTTTCATATAATATTATCACATCGTTAACTAAACACAATTATTTATCATATCTTAAAGTCTCAAGTATTTCGAacaaacatgcatttttttttcaaagtgctttAATGTTGAGCATATTAGTACGCtcaaattttttctttttttttttcaaactgcgtAATTTTTTGAAGTGTATTGCAATTTTGTAACTCATCAGCAACAACATCCAACCCTCACAACTGGGAAACCGATTGAAACAAGTTCctataaaaaatcttataattttattactttattatgtaataattttaaaatatgatttaaaatgcaTATAGCCTTATAAAGAGAAGAACACAAAATCctattttagaaatttgaaCGATCAACAAAAGTCTACAGTTCCTTTACatttaaagaggcatggtcatgattttggtagattttttaaaaaaatttaaattgtttaaaatacatCAGTAATGCATTTCCAATTatcaaccgaaatttgagtatCGGTCataattataagcaagataacaAACTCTAAATGTtgttttatgtaaacaaggctcatgccttggttttgtttacatttgttcaaTATACTGATAAAtttaaagttctttttttttaatctgatttTTCTATCTGCTGATTCGATTCGTTTTGATACATGATTAAAAAGTTGCTAGTGTTTTTCACATTTAACATagaatattcaaaatgtaaacacgtGACCAGAGCTTTGCGTACATAACAGAGAATTGTGaactctgtatctcgcttataactcgacGACTGACACATTTGGTTTGTCCATTAAAAcgctaaagcattgtaaactttgaaaacggaaaattaatttttgaccatgcccctttaaaggtcACGATTTTcggcaaaaattatttttccaattttaatttttacaatgcttcaataatgcattttaacaggcaaccaaaatttgagtcatttgttgagttataagcgagttacagagtttacaattctttgcaatgtaaacaaagcttttggtTACATTTTGAGTGTTGAAGTGAAATTCCAATATTAgacttaaaatgaatgtgttaaaggttaagaactgtttatttattctaaaaaaaatgaataaaaagatagacaaattagCTTGAAAACGATATTCTACTGGTATGTTGAAAATATGCAAACAGAAACAAAGCCTTGTTTATATGACAATTGTAAGctcctgtatcttgcttataacttaatggctgactctcaaatttcatttgataattagaaatgctgatcttaagcattgtaaaaaatataaagagcAAAATAGATTTCGTCCAAAATCGTGATCGCattagccaaaaaaaaaatgaaccatTTTTTTCAAGGATCTTCAGACTTTAATACACCTGTACATTTGATGCACAGTTAGTCAATACTGACAATACTTAATTCACTGGCCATGTGTAGATAGTATTTGTATTCAATgacttatcaaataaaatgtattgtcgaaatacaaacaataaaacaaatatcttATATCAGCAGGTTTCTGTTATTAATAATATCACTTGACATAACACAATATCACATGAGAACATTGACAACAGTGGACAAAACGAGAATAACACAGCATTGGACCTCTGACACATGACTCTCACAAGGACACAAGTCAAGgacaaacccccccccccccaaaaaaaaaaaaacaaacaacaattaATGTGAAAAGCAAAGATATTGTAGAtatgacacccccccccaaaaaagtaATGTTCATCTCACtataacttttcattttttaaccattttttaaatctatttgaaaaaaagttaaatcaaaaggttgggggggggagggggcatattACTGGGTAAAAATGagaaagatataaatataaaaatttggagCATGCTATCTGCGAGTATTTCTTACAAATGCATTTAATTATACAGTACATCCTTATTCTGTAGTCATTGCCTAAAGGATAGAAACTACTTCAACCAACAGACTTATGGGCAAAACATGTACTGTCCCGAAGAAAATGTCCACATTTGATTACATACTTGCAGGAATCTGGACACATAGGaaaagtttgtataaaaaaggTAATAAAAACAAGGTTTAAATGCCATGAGGAAAAAAGatagtaaaaaatttaaaaagcttgtaagaattcataaaaaaattgtgctTACATATACCCTACTTAAATTTGACTATGAAAgcatttgaaaaatcatttggataaaagatatcaaagaaattaaacTAATCATTAATTCAAGCTCTAAAAATCTAGGTATTAAATTGTGTATGAGTAAATGAAGCTTTACTAATAAATTGTTTGCTTCCCTTTTTCATCTTCAGTTTATCATTAAGTACCGGCAATAAAAATGTTGCTcagattttgattaataaaatgaCAGCAATCCAAatgacctctctctctctctctctctctctctctgtgactaaaaaaatgaaaatcccAGATGTCTCTTAATTATATCCTGAAGTTAAGCCTTATCCTGCATGATCATTCAGAAAATCCTGTCAATAGTTAATCTTGTCCTTAATAATATCATGAACTTTCAACCTCATCCACAACAGACCTGCAAATAACTTGTCCCTTAAATCCATGATTCCCGCAATACTTCTTCTCACTCCCTTGATTTTCGACCAACTGCCTCAACTCAAGCATCAATCATACACAGGATCTCTGTATTAAACAACCTCATCTCTCAGGTGTAGAAAACAACTataattcttaaaatttataGCATTCTTGTGGAAAATATAACACTATACAATCATGCTGAAAAATACTGTACAGAAAGTGCATAACCATTAATAATTTCATGCACCAATGTCTAGTATTATTCTGGGTTATGATCGTCTCTTTCCTCTGTTAATAAATTTACAGCATAAAATATCCTGAGAAAATAGACTTGTAATTTGTATATTGCTCTTTCTTCTTGTTCTTGTATAGTACATGCATAATATAAAAATGACATGGTACATAAAATGATGATGCACACTGACTATGTAAAATAGCTTTCATGAAAGGTAATAAATAATATGGCTGACTAATATGTGAAATAAATGTGGCACTAAGTCAAACAGTTGATTCAACTGATTTCCTTCTGTTACGAAAATCGTCCAACAAAACTGAACTAGCCAGTTCAAGATTCCAGTTCAAAGCTT includes:
- the LOC128188879 gene encoding putative defense protein 3, whose amino-acid sequence is MSKMCFVGLFILFLVKSTEGYPDGAPERACFFMIPRHTHPQSGRPIFKQAGGTPYNITLSSLTYTPNRPLRVTISGAPFKGFLIVAGEEGSKDWPTGQWYTENDAARPMFCSGKNDAITHTNSRWKDSITLLWYGPTHSTADMIQFIATVVTNRTTYWTEIRSPRITMDNAAQEAQAEFNPLTAAMSSFGSSGLDPWGYPTTDAWGWGGGLGGKGSSRMSMNSRSGGSGGEGAGAGEAAPAGEGVTPSSRNPWGNARMNMFRSNFFNPFSLFWRRRK